A genome region from Neptunomonas japonica JAMM 1380 includes the following:
- a CDS encoding Hpt domain-containing protein — protein sequence MLERIFGKHSSKARIALGQASIIVSLVLMAAMTGLLPNEGNIKREARIVLAETIAVNSSLYITRSDIRRMHSVLEVTVKRNTDLLSAGVRRRDSKLLADIAEHSSYWKPLEGLASTDTDVVVPVWEGDQQWGQVELRFTPIEAQGLWGYLTNPVVIFIMFLSSSCFVIFFWYLGRMLKQLDPSQAVPDRVRSALDTMAESLLVMDIKQNIVLANQAFSTLVGRPAEKLVGLKASTFPWLDNNNDASVDKYPWKIAMENGEPITNHIVRLQLPNKLNKSFMVNCSPVLLPGGKVGGVLVSLDDVTALEEKDIELRRSKEEAEMANQAKSEFLANMSHEIRTPMNAILGFTELLRRDRGGLQPDQRKHLNTISSSGQHLLDLINDILDLSKVEAGHLDVEIIDCKPVQLIQQVMQAMKVKADEKDLELKFETRTALPEEIKTDPGRVRQILTNLIGNSIKFTEQGSITVRVSVPDRTNPQLIVEIIDTGIGMTEQQVSSVFDPFVQADSSITRRFGGTGLGLSISHKFANALGGDILASSDYGQGSTFSLILDLEDTVGTAWLTPDDLLFELEHEESSDVIKWRLPVADILVVDDGNENRELLKLVLEDLGINVTTAVHGQDGLEKALQHNFDVILMDVQMPVMDGYSAVSEMRKMGLKQSVVALTAHAMKGIEKRCIEAGYSHYMTKPINIEALVQLLAELLGGEKVVEKTLLPSQPLNSSCIDDFSYEAKLVDPESEQSAVYQPIVSSLAANKKFIGIVKRFITKLELQLVQMKQALKEDDFSGLSDLAHWLKGSAGSVGFDDFTEVAKELEDAAKARNKEKAENQLSNVEQLYQRALLGLESSNDMTENPDNTGVKKRVAQEKLQLESIDKGAIRSSLVENNPKYQKIVDRFITRLEEQSLEIDKAVYNRNYDELGKLSHWLKGSAGSVGFADLTEPAMALEDAAKRHDQTSVEESYAQIRSLILRVENVNPNLFTAVESIQSDE from the coding sequence GTGCTAGAAAGAATTTTCGGAAAACATAGCTCTAAAGCCAGAATAGCACTGGGGCAAGCAAGTATTATAGTGAGTCTTGTTTTGATGGCTGCAATGACAGGCTTGTTACCAAACGAAGGGAATATAAAGCGTGAGGCACGAATAGTGCTCGCAGAAACAATAGCAGTAAATAGTTCATTATATATTACGCGCTCTGATATTCGCAGAATGCATTCTGTTTTAGAAGTTACGGTGAAAAGAAATACCGATTTATTATCTGCTGGTGTGCGCCGCCGAGATAGTAAATTATTAGCGGATATCGCTGAACATTCTTCTTATTGGAAGCCCCTTGAAGGTTTGGCATCTACTGATACGGATGTGGTTGTGCCAGTTTGGGAGGGAGACCAACAATGGGGGCAAGTGGAGCTTCGGTTCACTCCAATAGAAGCGCAGGGGCTTTGGGGGTATTTAACCAATCCTGTTGTTATATTTATCATGTTTCTAAGCTCATCATGCTTTGTTATTTTCTTCTGGTATTTAGGGCGAATGTTAAAGCAATTAGACCCGTCTCAAGCGGTACCTGACAGGGTTCGATCGGCGCTTGATACCATGGCTGAAAGTCTTTTAGTGATGGATATCAAACAAAACATTGTATTGGCAAATCAAGCATTTTCTACGTTAGTGGGTCGTCCTGCTGAAAAGCTGGTTGGTCTCAAGGCATCAACTTTTCCATGGCTGGATAATAATAATGATGCCTCTGTCGATAAATACCCATGGAAAATCGCGATGGAAAATGGTGAACCGATCACTAACCATATTGTTCGCTTGCAACTACCTAATAAACTCAATAAATCATTTATGGTTAACTGCTCTCCTGTTCTGCTTCCTGGCGGAAAGGTCGGTGGTGTGCTTGTTAGTTTGGATGATGTCACCGCTTTAGAAGAGAAAGATATTGAGTTAAGGCGCTCAAAAGAAGAGGCCGAAATGGCCAATCAAGCTAAGAGTGAATTTCTGGCAAATATGAGTCATGAAATTCGCACACCCATGAATGCTATTTTAGGATTCACCGAGCTGTTACGTCGTGATCGTGGAGGTTTGCAGCCAGATCAACGTAAGCATTTAAATACTATTTCCTCTAGCGGGCAGCATTTGTTGGATCTGATCAACGATATTCTAGATCTATCCAAGGTAGAAGCAGGTCATTTAGATGTTGAAATAATAGATTGCAAGCCTGTTCAATTAATTCAGCAGGTCATGCAGGCTATGAAAGTCAAAGCGGACGAGAAGGATCTTGAACTTAAGTTTGAAACGCGAACGGCGTTACCAGAAGAGATAAAAACAGACCCAGGAAGAGTGAGACAAATTCTTACTAACTTGATTGGTAATTCGATTAAGTTTACTGAGCAAGGCTCAATTACTGTTCGTGTTTCAGTTCCGGATCGTACAAACCCTCAATTGATAGTAGAAATCATTGATACCGGTATTGGTATGACGGAACAACAAGTTAGCTCTGTATTTGACCCGTTCGTGCAGGCTGATAGCTCAATTACGAGACGCTTTGGTGGAACAGGGCTAGGGCTTTCTATTAGTCATAAATTTGCTAATGCATTGGGTGGCGATATTCTTGCAAGTAGTGATTATGGCCAAGGGAGTACTTTCTCATTAATTTTAGACTTGGAAGATACAGTGGGAACGGCATGGTTAACACCTGATGACTTACTGTTTGAGCTGGAGCATGAGGAGTCGAGCGATGTCATTAAGTGGAGGCTCCCAGTAGCTGACATTCTTGTCGTTGATGATGGAAATGAAAATAGAGAGTTACTAAAACTAGTATTAGAAGACCTAGGTATAAATGTGACAACGGCTGTTCATGGTCAAGATGGGCTAGAAAAAGCGTTACAACATAACTTTGATGTGATTTTAATGGATGTACAAATGCCTGTCATGGACGGCTATTCTGCGGTTAGTGAAATGCGCAAAATGGGTTTAAAGCAGTCTGTTGTTGCATTGACGGCACACGCCATGAAAGGAATAGAAAAACGTTGTATCGAAGCGGGTTATAGCCACTATATGACTAAGCCAATCAATATAGAAGCGCTTGTCCAGCTATTGGCGGAGTTACTTGGTGGTGAGAAAGTTGTTGAAAAGACATTACTACCATCACAGCCGCTTAACTCTTCCTGCATTGATGATTTCTCTTATGAAGCAAAACTAGTTGATCCAGAAAGTGAGCAAAGTGCGGTTTATCAACCGATCGTATCCTCTTTAGCAGCTAACAAAAAATTTATAGGTATTGTTAAACGTTTTATTACTAAACTTGAATTGCAGCTTGTCCAGATGAAACAAGCTTTAAAAGAAGATGATTTTTCTGGCCTATCAGATTTGGCGCACTGGCTTAAAGGGTCTGCTGGCAGTGTTGGTTTTGATGACTTTACTGAGGTAGCAAAAGAACTTGAAGATGCGGCAAAAGCAAGAAATAAAGAAAAGGCTGAAAATCAATTATCTAATGTTGAACAGCTTTATCAGCGAGCTCTTTTAGGACTCGAATCTTCAAATGATATGACAGAAAATCCTGATAATACAGGAGTTAAAAAGAGAGTAGCTCAGGAAAAATTGCAGTTAGAATCTATTGATAAAGGGGCTATACGTTCGTCATTGGTTGAAAATAACCCTAAATACCAAAAAATCGTAGATCGCTTTATTACTCGCTTAGAAGAGCAGTCTCTTGAAATTGATAAGGCTGTCTATAACCGCAATTATGACGAGCTCGGCAAGTTATCACATTGGTTAAAAGGATCCGCTGGTAGCGTGGGTTTTGCTGATTTGACCGAGCCTGCGATGGCGCTTGAAGACGCGGCTAAACGGCATGATCAAACTTCAGTTGAAGAAAGCTATGCCCAAATTAGGTCGCTTATTCTCCGGGTTGAAAATGTTAATCCGAATCTCTTTACAGCAGTCGAGAGTATTCAAAGTGACGAGTAA
- a CDS encoding DUF4347 domain-containing protein, producing MAGADNLRNKKAMQESYILELLEPRIMLSADPFGAAEVAVDLLLGEQDEVAYKVIAPAIAPSTELEPLDIASVTTLFASQDLLSDSLYSNLQPEDGAFVSVFENETARIELIIIDSAVSNQQQLLQQIIPPDSHVNYQIHYLDQDSEGINQISELLNQYSQVDAVHILSHGKSDGVQLGSAWVNTETLNQQAEQITQWSSILTDDADILLYGCDVTSSEAGMNFVQALQRLTGADIAASDDKTGAQSLGGDWDLEYQVGQVESVTFSANSTQQWNGLLDIFTVDDDADTIDVNPGDGNALDASGNTTLRAAIMEANAQGGSHTINLDADTYTLTIGGKGDAFAATGDLDITANITLSGAGVAQTTINAAGVDRIFDLQASGSLNVSGIKLQGGEVTTGGVPEGGGALRIVADATVTASDVEFSGNAAENGGAISNAGTLNLYDSTIDNNSATQQGGGIDTTGTTTLERVTVSNNTNSGTKGGGIMVGNGGLTATNLTVSGNSSASDGGGIYTLRPITLISATITDNTATWGSGIYTQGAGSVDLSNTIVAGNNTSSDLYGTFVSSNNNLIGNVGTATGLTDGVSGDQVGSAGSPIDPLLSTLQDNGGPTLTHALLAGSTAIDTGNGAAPATDQRGITRPQDGDGDAVATADIGAFEFELAKVISSDGQGSAKATAMDASGNYVVVWSQQNSDSDGWGVFAQRFDIAGTAQGTEIQINQTTADDQRWASVGMRSSGEFVVSWNSSNQDGSASSIYARQFNADGTAAGSEFRVNTQMGAQTNASLDVDSTGNFIVVWQGNGPADSNGVFFRRFDAAGTAVDASEIIAHTATDGTTSEFDPVVAWQTGGKFVVAWEQDDNKVYFQRFDNTGAMLGAKTQIDSLFSNSSGLSIDANSSGDFVFAYRDEVLSGAIYARAYYEDGSSAYTNGNLTIWAKLTDAQNPTVAMQDSGDVLVAYQTTLAGGDIHLQRINADGSLQGSATAFVTDVGDQSMPALAMLDLSNYALAWNDTSNANVATLVFNNTADLWLSTNGNASYDGAVTWGSNDIVAFGNPDLNLELENGISANTDGTFNVEFSLPQNVRAMHYVNSVVTVDTNTIAGGLGTYELQPGQIVLSMRAGSDFTVPTLAGGTLTVNNTDVLVYTSSTGIYEMLLEDAIKKPDTNAANIHAITIVEQETTIGVDTTLAAGTYLIARSDPAVHSDISTYDNTNGRQDLLLGGNFLSDTEHIQGLELLEAELIVGGTTLAQGTLLISINTDMTVGTSGSNTVSGEKEDIIALTVKATEQDSAPDTDVDAQILFDGSDVSLVVAGDTEINGLTLMGNNLEPINNDPTLNNALIDQNTTQDTAFSYTFAAGSFGDVDVSDTLTYSATLSSGAALPSWLTFDNATRTFSGTPLNADVGTLTVDVIADDGNGGTPATDGFSLVITNTNDLPGGSITIASDGSPAENVVLSVIDTLTDEDGLGTITYHWLRNGTDIGSTGSTYTLVDVDIGQTITVEARYIDMSGVAERLSSVPLHVDVTPIEIIPTVVVSATAPVLSESVEDPEAEEVVEDVISDIETVVAPAVKVVAVTPEELEAFVEPEIPNFTIEDVKPNQVIKPLALAIGNQTSIVTDLKANWAQLSDPLLLVNSSGFMDGLDEAEKAFQKQMSLDQMVVGSGIAMSTGLSIGYVTWLIRSGVLLSSVLTSLPAWRFVDPLPILSKMDGADLYDDEEDSLEELVQKEAAEDESMSKDP from the coding sequence CAGATTCACATGTTAACTATCAGATCCATTATTTAGATCAAGATAGCGAGGGCATTAATCAAATATCTGAGCTGCTTAATCAATATTCGCAGGTTGATGCGGTTCATATTCTTTCACACGGTAAGAGTGATGGGGTGCAACTAGGCAGTGCTTGGGTTAATACTGAAACGCTGAATCAACAGGCTGAACAGATAACCCAATGGTCATCTATTTTAACGGATGATGCCGATATTTTACTTTATGGCTGTGATGTAACCTCCAGCGAAGCCGGTATGAATTTTGTGCAGGCCTTACAGCGCTTAACGGGCGCAGATATTGCTGCCAGTGATGATAAAACCGGTGCACAATCACTTGGAGGGGATTGGGATCTGGAATATCAGGTTGGGCAAGTCGAATCTGTAACTTTCAGTGCCAATTCAACACAGCAGTGGAACGGCCTGCTCGACATCTTTACGGTAGATGATGACGCTGACACCATAGACGTGAATCCGGGGGACGGCAATGCGCTTGATGCTAGTGGTAACACTACTTTACGCGCCGCCATCATGGAAGCTAATGCTCAGGGCGGTAGTCATACCATCAATTTAGACGCTGATACCTATACCCTGACTATTGGTGGTAAGGGGGATGCTTTCGCGGCTACTGGCGACCTAGACATAACTGCCAATATTACTCTTTCCGGTGCGGGTGTTGCTCAGACCACCATTAACGCTGCGGGTGTTGATCGCATATTCGATCTCCAAGCCAGTGGATCCCTAAACGTTTCAGGTATTAAGCTGCAGGGTGGCGAGGTTACAACTGGCGGTGTACCTGAGGGTGGCGGGGCGCTGCGCATCGTTGCGGATGCAACGGTAACTGCATCGGATGTCGAATTTTCTGGGAATGCGGCCGAAAATGGAGGTGCGATATCCAATGCCGGCACCTTGAACCTGTATGACTCAACGATCGACAACAACAGTGCGACACAACAGGGGGGAGGCATAGATACCACCGGCACGACAACGTTAGAGCGGGTTACAGTCAGTAACAATACCAACAGCGGCACTAAGGGAGGCGGCATTATGGTTGGCAATGGTGGGCTTACCGCGACCAACCTCACCGTGAGCGGTAACTCATCAGCTTCGGACGGTGGCGGAATTTATACCCTTCGCCCAATTACACTGATCAGTGCCACTATCACCGACAACACAGCCACTTGGGGCAGTGGTATCTACACACAAGGGGCGGGTTCGGTTGATCTGAGTAACACTATTGTCGCCGGTAATAATACTTCTTCGGACCTTTATGGGACTTTTGTCTCCTCGAATAACAACCTTATTGGGAACGTCGGTACGGCTACCGGCCTGACTGATGGGGTGAGTGGCGACCAAGTCGGCTCCGCGGGCAGCCCCATCGACCCACTGCTGAGCACACTGCAAGATAACGGCGGCCCGACCTTAACTCACGCTCTGTTGGCTGGCAGTACCGCTATTGATACTGGTAATGGCGCGGCTCCTGCGACCGATCAGCGAGGTATCACTCGTCCACAGGATGGCGATGGGGATGCTGTTGCTACAGCAGATATAGGGGCTTTTGAGTTTGAGCTGGCGAAGGTGATCTCAAGCGATGGACAGGGAAGCGCGAAAGCCACCGCTATGGATGCCAGCGGTAACTATGTTGTTGTGTGGTCCCAGCAAAATAGCGACTCCGATGGCTGGGGCGTATTTGCTCAGCGATTTGACATCGCGGGCACCGCACAAGGTACTGAAATACAGATAAACCAAACCACCGCCGACGACCAGCGCTGGGCTTCGGTTGGCATGCGTAGTAGTGGGGAGTTTGTGGTCAGCTGGAATAGCAGTAACCAGGATGGCTCCGCGTCAAGTATCTATGCCCGCCAGTTTAATGCAGACGGTACCGCAGCGGGTAGTGAATTTCGAGTAAATACCCAGATGGGTGCTCAAACCAACGCTTCCCTTGATGTTGACTCAACCGGCAATTTTATCGTCGTATGGCAGGGTAATGGTCCCGCAGACTCTAATGGTGTCTTCTTCCGTCGTTTTGATGCTGCTGGCACGGCTGTTGATGCCAGTGAAATTATCGCCCACACGGCCACTGACGGAACCACTTCTGAATTTGATCCGGTCGTCGCTTGGCAAACTGGTGGCAAGTTCGTCGTCGCCTGGGAGCAGGATGATAATAAAGTTTACTTCCAGCGTTTCGATAATACGGGCGCAATGCTAGGTGCCAAGACTCAAATCGACTCTTTGTTTTCCAACAGTTCTGGATTAAGTATCGATGCGAACTCGTCAGGCGACTTTGTCTTTGCTTATCGGGATGAGGTGTTGAGCGGGGCTATTTACGCCCGTGCTTACTACGAAGACGGCAGCAGTGCCTATACTAATGGCAACCTTACTATATGGGCAAAACTGACTGATGCCCAAAATCCTACAGTCGCCATGCAAGATTCAGGAGACGTTTTGGTGGCCTATCAAACCACTCTAGCTGGTGGTGACATCCATTTGCAACGCATCAATGCAGATGGTTCTTTGCAGGGTAGCGCGACCGCATTCGTCACAGATGTGGGTGATCAGAGTATGCCGGCACTGGCTATGCTGGATCTATCTAATTATGCATTAGCTTGGAACGACACCAGTAACGCCAATGTTGCAACATTGGTGTTCAATAACACAGCTGATTTGTGGCTAAGCACTAACGGAAATGCCTCCTATGATGGTGCAGTGACTTGGGGTAGCAATGATATCGTTGCTTTTGGTAACCCGGATTTGAATTTAGAATTGGAAAATGGTATTTCCGCTAACACCGATGGTACTTTCAACGTGGAGTTTTCGCTGCCGCAAAACGTACGTGCCATGCATTATGTTAATTCGGTGGTGACTGTTGATACCAACACCATTGCAGGAGGGCTAGGGACTTATGAATTACAGCCCGGGCAGATAGTGTTATCTATGCGGGCTGGCTCTGACTTCACTGTGCCTACTCTTGCCGGCGGGACTCTAACGGTTAACAACACCGATGTGCTGGTGTATACCTCCAGTACAGGCATCTATGAAATGCTGCTCGAGGATGCCATTAAAAAGCCCGACACGAATGCGGCGAATATTCATGCTATTACTATTGTTGAGCAAGAAACCACTATTGGAGTGGATACTACCCTCGCCGCCGGGACCTACCTGATTGCACGCTCTGACCCTGCAGTGCACTCGGATATCTCTACTTATGACAACACCAATGGTCGTCAGGATTTATTGCTGGGTGGCAATTTTCTTAGTGACACAGAGCACATACAAGGACTGGAGTTGCTGGAGGCCGAGCTTATCGTCGGCGGTACCACCTTAGCACAGGGCACTTTACTGATTAGCATTAATACCGATATGACGGTAGGAACCTCGGGTAGTAACACAGTCAGTGGTGAAAAAGAAGATATCATCGCGTTAACGGTAAAGGCGACAGAACAGGATAGTGCTCCCGATACTGATGTTGATGCGCAGATACTGTTTGATGGCTCGGATGTTTCCTTGGTAGTGGCTGGTGATACAGAAATTAATGGTTTGACGCTGATGGGTAATAATCTTGAACCGATTAATAATGACCCGACGCTGAATAATGCCCTCATTGATCAGAATACCACGCAAGACACGGCCTTCAGCTATACCTTTGCCGCCGGTAGCTTCGGTGATGTCGATGTCAGCGATACACTGACCTACAGCGCCACCTTAAGCAGCGGCGCAGCACTGCCAAGCTGGCTCACCTTTGATAACGCCACTCGTACCTTCAGCGGCACACCGTTGAATGCGGATGTCGGCACGCTGACGGTAGACGTTATTGCGGATGATGGTAATGGCGGCACCCCAGCCACGGATGGTTTTAGTCTGGTTATTACAAACACAAATGATCTACCAGGCGGTAGCATTACTATTGCCTCGGATGGCAGTCCGGCTGAGAATGTAGTTCTGAGCGTCATAGATACCCTGACCGATGAAGATGGCCTCGGCACAATAACCTACCACTGGCTGCGAAACGGTACGGATATCGGCAGTACAGGCAGTACTTACACCTTAGTGGATGTGGATATTGGCCAGACGATTACAGTTGAAGCGCGTTACATTGATATGAGCGGTGTAGCAGAGCGTTTATCTAGTGTGCCCTTACATGTAGATGTAACGCCAATTGAAATTATACCAACAGTAGTGGTATCTGCTACTGCCCCTGTTTTGTCTGAAAGTGTGGAGGATCCGGAGGCTGAAGAGGTCGTTGAGGATGTTATATCTGATATTGAAACAGTGGTTGCTCCAGCAGTAAAGGTTGTGGCGGTAACACCTGAAGAGCTAGAAGCGTTTGTTGAGCCGGAAATACCTAACTTTACTATTGAAGATGTTAAACCTAATCAGGTGATTAAACCGCTAGCATTAGCAATAGGGAATCAAACATCTATCGTTACTGATCTTAAAGCTAATTGGGCTCAATTATCAGACCCGCTTCTGTTAGTTAACTCAAGTGGATTTATGGACGGTTTAGATGAAGCCGAAAAAGCTTTTCAAAAGCAAATGTCTCTAGATCAGATGGTTGTTGGTAGTGGTATTGCAATGTCAACAGGGTTATCTATCGGTTACGTTACCTGGCTAATAAGAAGTGGTGTTTTGTTATCGAGTGTTCTAACTTCTTTGCCTGCTTGGCGTTTTGTGGATCCGTTACCTATTTTATCGAAAATGGATGGTGCTGATTTATATGACGATGAAGAAGACTCACTTGAAGAGTTAGTGCAAAAAGAGGCAGCCGAAGATGAGTCTATGAGTAAGGATCCTTAA